In a single window of the Arachis hypogaea cultivar Tifrunner chromosome 6, arahy.Tifrunner.gnm2.J5K5, whole genome shotgun sequence genome:
- the LOC112695241 gene encoding uncharacterized protein — translation MKSLTVTASVLNPTNQPPVNKLHFFHSHSLSISLFFPHTSSNLKCHHQKPIITACSSSSSIEIDMVKNNQGIYTPKHPKVVVLWDLDNKPPRGPPYDAARSLTRLATHFGHVVDISAYANRHTFIHLPQWVLQDRRQRKHLDVLERKGLVVPSEPYRCSVCGRKCRTNLDLKKHFRQLHERERQKKLNRMRSLKGKKRQRFKERFIQGNEKYNEAARSLIRPKVGYGLASELRRAGVYVKTVEDKPQAADWALKRQMQHSMTRGIDWLVLVSDDSDFTEMLRRARERELGTVVVGDWDRALGRQADLWFPWIDVENGNVSEKDLVIEKNRSRAQRDGFVVEDDDGFFSLSSFDSGGGHGSSDLDELVDELAAVRTDFTATISDEDEDDYMLGSSEDEYIEDYDEDSDQEDDGFY, via the exons ATGAAGTCACTCACAGTCACAGCCAGTGTTTTGAACCCCACAAATCAGCCACCAGTCAACAAACTCCACTTCTTccactctcactctctctcaaTCTCACTCTTCTTCCCACACACATCATCAAACCTAAAATGCCACCATCAAAAGCCAATCATCACAgcatgctcttcttcttcttcgatcgaAATCGACATGGTGAAGAACAACCAAGGAATCTACACCCCTAAGCACCCCAAAGTAGTCGTCCTCTGGGACCTGGACAATAAGCCCCCACGAGGACCCCCATACGACGCCGCACGTTCCCTCACACGCCTCGCAACTCACTTTGGCCACGTCGTCGACATCTCTGCCTATGCCAATCGCCACACATTCATCCACCTCCCGCAGTGGGTCCTACAGGATCGCCGCCAGAGAAAGCACCTCGACGTGCTGGAACGGAAGGGCCTGGTGGTGCCGTCGGAGCCCTACAGGTGTTCCGTCTGCGGGAGAAAGTGTCGCACCAATCTGGATCTGAAAAAGCATTTCAGGCAGTTGCATGAACGAGAGAGGCAGAAGAAGCTTAATCGGATGAGGTCCTTGAAAGGGAAGAAACGGCAGCGTTTTAAAGAGAGGTTTATTCAGGGGAATGAAAAGTATAATGAGGCTGCTAGGTCTCTCATTAGGCCCAag GTTGGTTATGGGCTAGCTTCAGAGCTGAGGAGGGCTGGGGTATATGTGAAGACTGTGGAGGATAAGCCTCAGGCTGCAGATTGGGCATTGAAGAGGCAGATGCAGCACTCAATGACCAGGGGGATTGATTGGCTGGTTTTGGTTTCAGATGATTCGGATTTCACAGAGATGTTGAGGAGAGCAAGAGAGAGGGAATTGGGGACAGTGGTGGTTGGGGATTGGGATAGGGCACTGGGGAGGCAAGCCGATTTGTGGTTTCCTTGGATTGATGTTGAGAATGGGAATGTCTCGGAGAAGGATCTGGTGATTGAGAAGAACAGGAGTAGAGCTCAAAGGGATGGTTTTGTCGTGGAAGATGATGATGGGTTTTTTTCATTGTCGAGCTTTGACAGTGGTGGTGGTCATGGGAGTAGTGATTTGGATGAGCTTGTAGATGAACTTGCAGCAGTGAGGACTGATTTTACTGCGACAATttcagatgaggatgaagacGATTACATGTTGGGGAGTAGTGAGGATGAGTACATAGAAGATTATGATGAAGACAGTGATCAAGAAGATGATGGGTTCTATTGA
- the LOC112695240 gene encoding ATPase 10, plasma membrane-type isoform X2 has translation MLHGFLPTSQTPIPFRYASNGTIHPSLIHFCVTSLSWKSSCNMAEELDKPLLDPENFNRDGIDLERIPLEEVFQQLRTSRTGLSSDDAEARLQIFGPNKLEERKENKILKFLSFMWNPLSWVMEAAALMAIILANGGGEGPDWQDFVGILCLLVINSTISFIEENNAGNAAAALMARLAPKTKVLRDGLWQEQDAAILVPGDIISIKLGDIVPADARLLEGDPLKIDQSALTGESLPVTKRTGNEVFSGSTCKQGEIEAVVIATGVHSFFGKAAHLVDSTEVVGHFQKVLTSIGNFCICSIAIGMLLEIIIMFPVEHRSYRDGINNLLVLLIGGIPIAMPTVLSVTLAIGSHRLSQQGAITKRMTAIEEMAGMDVLCSDKTGTLTLNRLTVDRNLVEVFNRNMDRDMVILLAARASRLENQDAIDSAIVNMLADPKEARANITELHFLPFNPVDKRTAITYIDSEGNFYRASKGAPEQILNMCQEKDEIARKVHAIIDKFAERGLRSLAVAYQEIPEKSKDGPGGPWTFCGLLPLFDPPRHDSAETIRRALNLGVCVKMITGDQLAIAKETGRRLGMGTNMYPSSSLLGREKDENEALPVDELIEKADGFAGVFPEHKYEIVKILQEKKHVVGMTGDGVNDAPALKKADIGIAVSDATDAARGAADLVLTEPGLSVIISAVLTSRAIFQRMKNYTIYAVSITIRIVLGFVLLALIWEFDFPPFMVLIIAILNDGTIMTISKDRVKPSPTPDSWKLPEIFATGIVIGTYLALVTVLFYWAVVDTTFFETHFHVASLSSDSEKVASAVYLQVSIISQALIFVTRSRGWSFLERPGVLLMCAFVIAQLPP, from the exons ATGCTGCATGGATTTTTACCAACCAGTCAGACACCAATTCCATTTAGATATGCAAGTAATGGAACTATCCATCCTTCTTTGATTCATTTTTGTGTAACCTCCCTCTCTTGGAAAAGCAG TTGTAACATGGCTGAGGAACTGGATAAGCCTCTGCTTGATCCTGAGAATTTCAACCGAGATGGTATTGATTTG GAGCGCATACCATTGGAAGAAGTATTTCAACAGTTGCGAACATCGCGAACCGGACTTTCATCTGACGACGCTGAAGCCCGGCTGCAGATATTTGGCCCCAACAAACTTGAAGAGAGGAAA GAgaataaaatactgaaatttcTAAGTTTTATGTGGAATCCTCTATCATGGGTTATGGAAGCTGCAGCATTGATGGCCATTATCCTTGCTAATGGGGGA GGGGAAGGTCCTGATTGGCAAGACTTTGTAGGAATTTTATGCCTGCTGGTAATAAACTCAACAATAAGTTTCATAGAAGAAAATAATGCTGGTAATGCTGCAGCAGCACTAATGGCTCGTTTAGCTCCTAAAACAAAG GTTCTAAGAGATGGGCTATGGCAAGAGCAAGATGCAGCTATATTAGTACCTGGAGACATAATCAGCATAAAGCTAGGAGATATCGTTCCAGCGGATGCTCGATTGCTCGAAGGGGACCCTCTAAAAATTGATCAG TCTGCGCTTACCGGAGAATCTCTACCTGTCACAAAGAGAACAGGTAATGAGGTATTTTCAGGTTCAACATGTAAGCAGGGAGAGATTGAAGCTGTAGTGATAGCAACAGGAGTTCATTCCTTTTTCGGAAAGGCAGCACATTTGGTAGATAGCACAGAAGTTGTTGGGCACTTTCAGAAG GTCCTTACTTCAATTGGTAACTTCTGCATTTGCTCTATAGCTATAGGGATGCTACTTGAAATAATCATAATGTTCCCAGTGGAGCATCGTTCATACAGGGATGGAATTAACAACCTTCTTGTTCTCTTGATTGGAGGAATACCCATTGCCATGCCTACAGTACTGTCTGTGACACTTGCAATCGGCTCTCATCGTCTTTCTCAGCAG GGAGCCATCACAAAGAGAATGACAGCCATAGAAGAAATGGCTGGGATGGATGTCCTATGCAGTGATAAAACTGGAACTCTTACACTAAACCGGTTAACCGTTGATCGAAACCTTGTAGAG GTCTTTAACAGAAACATGGACAGAGATATGGTTATTCTATTAGCAGCCAGAGCATCCAGACTGGAAAACCAAGATGCCATTGACAGTGCCATTGTTAACATGCTAGCTGATCCAAAGGAG GCACGTGCAAACATTACTGAGCTTCATTTTCTACCTTTCAATCCAGTAGATAAACGCACAGCAATCACATATATTGATTCAGAGGGTAACTTTTACAGGGCCAGCAAAGGAGCACCCGAACAG ATTCTAAATATGTGCCAAGAGAAAGACGAGATTGCTAGAAAAGTGCATGCAATCATTGACAAATTTGCTGAGAGGGGACTGCGATCTCTTGCAGTGGCGTATCAG GAAATCCCTGAAAAATCCAAGGATGGTCCTGGAGGTCCATGGACATTTTGTGGTTTGTTGCCTCTTTTTGATCCTCCAAGACATGATAGTGCTGAGACCATCAGGAGAGCACTTAACCTGGGAGTCTGTGTTAAGATGATCACAG GGGATCAGTTGGCAATTGCAAAGGAGACTGGCAGAAGACTTGGTATGGGGACAAACATGTATCCTTCTTCATCTTTATTGGGACGTGAAAAAGATGAAAATGAAGCACTCCCAGTCGACGAGCTCATCGAAAAGGCAGATGGCTTTGCTGGTGTATTTCCTG AACATAAATATGAAATAGTGAAAATTTTGCAAGAAAAGAAGCATGTAGTTGGAATGACAGGAGATGGAGTGAATGATGCCCCAGCACTGAAGAAAGCAGATATTGGAATAGCTGTGTCAGATGCTACAGATGCTGCAAGAGGTGCTGCTGATCTGGTCTTAACTGAGCCTGGCTTAAGTGTGATCATCAGCGCCGTCTTAACTAGCCGAGCTATATTTCAGAGAATGAAAAATTATACA ATATATGCTGTTTCCATCACAATAAGGATAGTG CTTGGCTTTGTGCTCCTAGCTTTGATTTGGGAGTTTGATTTCCCACCTTTCATGGTCCTTATTATTGCAATACTGAATGATG GCACGATCATGACCATATCGAAAGACCGAGTGAAGCCATCCCCTACACCTGATAGTTGGAAGCTGCCAGAGATATTTGCCACAGGAATTGTCATTGGCACATACCTTGCTTTGGTTACTGTCCTATTCTACTGGGCAGTAGTTGACACCACTTTCTTTGAG ACTCACTTCCATGTAGCATCCTTATCCAGTGACAGTGAGAAAGTTGCATCTGCTGTATATCTGCAAGTTAGCATCATCAGCCAAGCTTTAATTTTCGTGACTCGCAGCCGCGGCTGGTCATTCCTAGAGAGACCAGGAGTTCTACTAATGTGTGCCTTTGTAATAGCTCAATTG CCACCTTGA
- the LOC112695240 gene encoding ATPase 10, plasma membrane-type isoform X3, with amino-acid sequence MLLEIIIMFPVEHRSYRDGINNLLVLLIGGIPIAMPTVLSVTLAIGSHRLSQQGAITKRMTAIEEMAGMDVLCSDKTGTLTLNRLTVDRNLVEVFNRNMDRDMVILLAARASRLENQDAIDSAIVNMLADPKEARANITELHFLPFNPVDKRTAITYIDSEGNFYRASKGAPEQILNMCQEKDEIARKVHAIIDKFAERGLRSLAVAYQEIPEKSKDGPGGPWTFCGLLPLFDPPRHDSAETIRRALNLGVCVKMITGDQLAIAKETGRRLGMGTNMYPSSSLLGREKDENEALPVDELIEKADGFAGVFPEHKYEIVKILQEKKHVVGMTGDGVNDAPALKKADIGIAVSDATDAARGAADLVLTEPGLSVIISAVLTSRAIFQRMKNYTIYAVSITIRIVLGFVLLALIWEFDFPPFMVLIIAILNDGTIMTISKDRVKPSPTPDSWKLPEIFATGIVIGTYLALVTVLFYWAVVDTTFFETHFHVASLSSDSEKVASAVYLQVSIISQALIFVTRSRGWSFLERPGVLLMCAFVIAQLVATLIAVYAHISFAYIRGIGWQWAGVIWLYSLVFYVPLDIIKFIVRYALSGEAWNLVFDKKTAFTSKKDYGKEDRAAKWVLSQRSLQGLMAVDLGANERSSSWIAEQARRRAEIARLGELHTLRGHVESVVRLKKLDLKMIQSAHTV; translated from the exons ATGCTACTTGAAATAATCATAATGTTCCCAGTGGAGCATCGTTCATACAGGGATGGAATTAACAACCTTCTTGTTCTCTTGATTGGAGGAATACCCATTGCCATGCCTACAGTACTGTCTGTGACACTTGCAATCGGCTCTCATCGTCTTTCTCAGCAG GGAGCCATCACAAAGAGAATGACAGCCATAGAAGAAATGGCTGGGATGGATGTCCTATGCAGTGATAAAACTGGAACTCTTACACTAAACCGGTTAACCGTTGATCGAAACCTTGTAGAG GTCTTTAACAGAAACATGGACAGAGATATGGTTATTCTATTAGCAGCCAGAGCATCCAGACTGGAAAACCAAGATGCCATTGACAGTGCCATTGTTAACATGCTAGCTGATCCAAAGGAG GCACGTGCAAACATTACTGAGCTTCATTTTCTACCTTTCAATCCAGTAGATAAACGCACAGCAATCACATATATTGATTCAGAGGGTAACTTTTACAGGGCCAGCAAAGGAGCACCCGAACAG ATTCTAAATATGTGCCAAGAGAAAGACGAGATTGCTAGAAAAGTGCATGCAATCATTGACAAATTTGCTGAGAGGGGACTGCGATCTCTTGCAGTGGCGTATCAG GAAATCCCTGAAAAATCCAAGGATGGTCCTGGAGGTCCATGGACATTTTGTGGTTTGTTGCCTCTTTTTGATCCTCCAAGACATGATAGTGCTGAGACCATCAGGAGAGCACTTAACCTGGGAGTCTGTGTTAAGATGATCACAG GGGATCAGTTGGCAATTGCAAAGGAGACTGGCAGAAGACTTGGTATGGGGACAAACATGTATCCTTCTTCATCTTTATTGGGACGTGAAAAAGATGAAAATGAAGCACTCCCAGTCGACGAGCTCATCGAAAAGGCAGATGGCTTTGCTGGTGTATTTCCTG AACATAAATATGAAATAGTGAAAATTTTGCAAGAAAAGAAGCATGTAGTTGGAATGACAGGAGATGGAGTGAATGATGCCCCAGCACTGAAGAAAGCAGATATTGGAATAGCTGTGTCAGATGCTACAGATGCTGCAAGAGGTGCTGCTGATCTGGTCTTAACTGAGCCTGGCTTAAGTGTGATCATCAGCGCCGTCTTAACTAGCCGAGCTATATTTCAGAGAATGAAAAATTATACA ATATATGCTGTTTCCATCACAATAAGGATAGTG CTTGGCTTTGTGCTCCTAGCTTTGATTTGGGAGTTTGATTTCCCACCTTTCATGGTCCTTATTATTGCAATACTGAATGATG GCACGATCATGACCATATCGAAAGACCGAGTGAAGCCATCCCCTACACCTGATAGTTGGAAGCTGCCAGAGATATTTGCCACAGGAATTGTCATTGGCACATACCTTGCTTTGGTTACTGTCCTATTCTACTGGGCAGTAGTTGACACCACTTTCTTTGAG ACTCACTTCCATGTAGCATCCTTATCCAGTGACAGTGAGAAAGTTGCATCTGCTGTATATCTGCAAGTTAGCATCATCAGCCAAGCTTTAATTTTCGTGACTCGCAGCCGCGGCTGGTCATTCCTAGAGAGACCAGGAGTTCTACTAATGTGTGCCTTTGTAATAGCTCAATTG GTAGCCACCTTGATTGCTGTCTATGCACACATCAGTTTTGCTTATATAAGAGGAATTGGATGGCAGTGGGCTGGTGTTATATGGTTATATAGTTTAGTGTTTTATGTGCCTTTGGACATCATTAAGTTCATAGTGCGCTATGCTTTGAGTGGAGAAGCCTGGAATCTGGTATTTGACAAGAAG ACTGCTTTTACATCAAAGAAAGACTATGGAAAGGAAGACAGGGCTGCAAAGTGGGTTCTTTCTCAGAGGAGTCTGCAAGGACTCATGGCTGTGGACCTCGGAGCCAACGAGAGGAGCTCTTCTTGGATAGCTGAACAAGCCAGGCGCCGCGCCGAAATAGCCAG GTTGGGGGAATTGCACACTTTGAGAGGACATGTAGAGTCTGTTGTGAGACTCAAAAAGTTAGATTTGAAAATGATCCAATCAGCACACACAGTCTAA
- the LOC112695240 gene encoding ATPase 10, plasma membrane-type isoform X1 — MLHGFLPTSQTPIPFRYASNGTIHPSLIHFCVTSLSWKSSCNMAEELDKPLLDPENFNRDGIDLERIPLEEVFQQLRTSRTGLSSDDAEARLQIFGPNKLEERKENKILKFLSFMWNPLSWVMEAAALMAIILANGGGEGPDWQDFVGILCLLVINSTISFIEENNAGNAAAALMARLAPKTKVLRDGLWQEQDAAILVPGDIISIKLGDIVPADARLLEGDPLKIDQSALTGESLPVTKRTGNEVFSGSTCKQGEIEAVVIATGVHSFFGKAAHLVDSTEVVGHFQKVLTSIGNFCICSIAIGMLLEIIIMFPVEHRSYRDGINNLLVLLIGGIPIAMPTVLSVTLAIGSHRLSQQGAITKRMTAIEEMAGMDVLCSDKTGTLTLNRLTVDRNLVEVFNRNMDRDMVILLAARASRLENQDAIDSAIVNMLADPKEARANITELHFLPFNPVDKRTAITYIDSEGNFYRASKGAPEQILNMCQEKDEIARKVHAIIDKFAERGLRSLAVAYQEIPEKSKDGPGGPWTFCGLLPLFDPPRHDSAETIRRALNLGVCVKMITGDQLAIAKETGRRLGMGTNMYPSSSLLGREKDENEALPVDELIEKADGFAGVFPEHKYEIVKILQEKKHVVGMTGDGVNDAPALKKADIGIAVSDATDAARGAADLVLTEPGLSVIISAVLTSRAIFQRMKNYTIYAVSITIRIVLGFVLLALIWEFDFPPFMVLIIAILNDGTIMTISKDRVKPSPTPDSWKLPEIFATGIVIGTYLALVTVLFYWAVVDTTFFETHFHVASLSSDSEKVASAVYLQVSIISQALIFVTRSRGWSFLERPGVLLMCAFVIAQLVATLIAVYAHISFAYIRGIGWQWAGVIWLYSLVFYVPLDIIKFIVRYALSGEAWNLVFDKKTAFTSKKDYGKEDRAAKWVLSQRSLQGLMAVDLGANERSSSWIAEQARRRAEIARLGELHTLRGHVESVVRLKKLDLKMIQSAHTV, encoded by the exons ATGCTGCATGGATTTTTACCAACCAGTCAGACACCAATTCCATTTAGATATGCAAGTAATGGAACTATCCATCCTTCTTTGATTCATTTTTGTGTAACCTCCCTCTCTTGGAAAAGCAG TTGTAACATGGCTGAGGAACTGGATAAGCCTCTGCTTGATCCTGAGAATTTCAACCGAGATGGTATTGATTTG GAGCGCATACCATTGGAAGAAGTATTTCAACAGTTGCGAACATCGCGAACCGGACTTTCATCTGACGACGCTGAAGCCCGGCTGCAGATATTTGGCCCCAACAAACTTGAAGAGAGGAAA GAgaataaaatactgaaatttcTAAGTTTTATGTGGAATCCTCTATCATGGGTTATGGAAGCTGCAGCATTGATGGCCATTATCCTTGCTAATGGGGGA GGGGAAGGTCCTGATTGGCAAGACTTTGTAGGAATTTTATGCCTGCTGGTAATAAACTCAACAATAAGTTTCATAGAAGAAAATAATGCTGGTAATGCTGCAGCAGCACTAATGGCTCGTTTAGCTCCTAAAACAAAG GTTCTAAGAGATGGGCTATGGCAAGAGCAAGATGCAGCTATATTAGTACCTGGAGACATAATCAGCATAAAGCTAGGAGATATCGTTCCAGCGGATGCTCGATTGCTCGAAGGGGACCCTCTAAAAATTGATCAG TCTGCGCTTACCGGAGAATCTCTACCTGTCACAAAGAGAACAGGTAATGAGGTATTTTCAGGTTCAACATGTAAGCAGGGAGAGATTGAAGCTGTAGTGATAGCAACAGGAGTTCATTCCTTTTTCGGAAAGGCAGCACATTTGGTAGATAGCACAGAAGTTGTTGGGCACTTTCAGAAG GTCCTTACTTCAATTGGTAACTTCTGCATTTGCTCTATAGCTATAGGGATGCTACTTGAAATAATCATAATGTTCCCAGTGGAGCATCGTTCATACAGGGATGGAATTAACAACCTTCTTGTTCTCTTGATTGGAGGAATACCCATTGCCATGCCTACAGTACTGTCTGTGACACTTGCAATCGGCTCTCATCGTCTTTCTCAGCAG GGAGCCATCACAAAGAGAATGACAGCCATAGAAGAAATGGCTGGGATGGATGTCCTATGCAGTGATAAAACTGGAACTCTTACACTAAACCGGTTAACCGTTGATCGAAACCTTGTAGAG GTCTTTAACAGAAACATGGACAGAGATATGGTTATTCTATTAGCAGCCAGAGCATCCAGACTGGAAAACCAAGATGCCATTGACAGTGCCATTGTTAACATGCTAGCTGATCCAAAGGAG GCACGTGCAAACATTACTGAGCTTCATTTTCTACCTTTCAATCCAGTAGATAAACGCACAGCAATCACATATATTGATTCAGAGGGTAACTTTTACAGGGCCAGCAAAGGAGCACCCGAACAG ATTCTAAATATGTGCCAAGAGAAAGACGAGATTGCTAGAAAAGTGCATGCAATCATTGACAAATTTGCTGAGAGGGGACTGCGATCTCTTGCAGTGGCGTATCAG GAAATCCCTGAAAAATCCAAGGATGGTCCTGGAGGTCCATGGACATTTTGTGGTTTGTTGCCTCTTTTTGATCCTCCAAGACATGATAGTGCTGAGACCATCAGGAGAGCACTTAACCTGGGAGTCTGTGTTAAGATGATCACAG GGGATCAGTTGGCAATTGCAAAGGAGACTGGCAGAAGACTTGGTATGGGGACAAACATGTATCCTTCTTCATCTTTATTGGGACGTGAAAAAGATGAAAATGAAGCACTCCCAGTCGACGAGCTCATCGAAAAGGCAGATGGCTTTGCTGGTGTATTTCCTG AACATAAATATGAAATAGTGAAAATTTTGCAAGAAAAGAAGCATGTAGTTGGAATGACAGGAGATGGAGTGAATGATGCCCCAGCACTGAAGAAAGCAGATATTGGAATAGCTGTGTCAGATGCTACAGATGCTGCAAGAGGTGCTGCTGATCTGGTCTTAACTGAGCCTGGCTTAAGTGTGATCATCAGCGCCGTCTTAACTAGCCGAGCTATATTTCAGAGAATGAAAAATTATACA ATATATGCTGTTTCCATCACAATAAGGATAGTG CTTGGCTTTGTGCTCCTAGCTTTGATTTGGGAGTTTGATTTCCCACCTTTCATGGTCCTTATTATTGCAATACTGAATGATG GCACGATCATGACCATATCGAAAGACCGAGTGAAGCCATCCCCTACACCTGATAGTTGGAAGCTGCCAGAGATATTTGCCACAGGAATTGTCATTGGCACATACCTTGCTTTGGTTACTGTCCTATTCTACTGGGCAGTAGTTGACACCACTTTCTTTGAG ACTCACTTCCATGTAGCATCCTTATCCAGTGACAGTGAGAAAGTTGCATCTGCTGTATATCTGCAAGTTAGCATCATCAGCCAAGCTTTAATTTTCGTGACTCGCAGCCGCGGCTGGTCATTCCTAGAGAGACCAGGAGTTCTACTAATGTGTGCCTTTGTAATAGCTCAATTG GTAGCCACCTTGATTGCTGTCTATGCACACATCAGTTTTGCTTATATAAGAGGAATTGGATGGCAGTGGGCTGGTGTTATATGGTTATATAGTTTAGTGTTTTATGTGCCTTTGGACATCATTAAGTTCATAGTGCGCTATGCTTTGAGTGGAGAAGCCTGGAATCTGGTATTTGACAAGAAG ACTGCTTTTACATCAAAGAAAGACTATGGAAAGGAAGACAGGGCTGCAAAGTGGGTTCTTTCTCAGAGGAGTCTGCAAGGACTCATGGCTGTGGACCTCGGAGCCAACGAGAGGAGCTCTTCTTGGATAGCTGAACAAGCCAGGCGCCGCGCCGAAATAGCCAG GTTGGGGGAATTGCACACTTTGAGAGGACATGTAGAGTCTGTTGTGAGACTCAAAAAGTTAGATTTGAAAATGATCCAATCAGCACACACAGTCTAA